Below is a window of Electrophorus electricus isolate fEleEle1 chromosome 12, fEleEle1.pri, whole genome shotgun sequence DNA.
CCATGGAAATGAGCACCATGATTGGCTTGGGGAATGACCTGGACCACAGCCCTTTCCGTTCCTTGAAGCCTCGTGAGCAGAGGGAGCTGACCCAGATGGTTTCCCGTCCCCAGAAAGCTCAGGGCCCAGTGGTGTGCAGTGTGGCCCCAAACCTCCCTGCTCCTGCCTCTTCCATCTCTGATAATGAATCTATTATGAAACCCAACTGGGAGCCAGACTATGAAGGTGAGTCTGTAAGATACTAAATTCAGTGGGCTGATGTCAGTGGAAGATGGGCAAATTGGAGTAAATGACTGCGCTCAAgcaaacatggaaaaatgtatGGAAAATTAATTCCATAACAAACTGAGCACGGAGCACTTCTCTGTCATTTTCGTCAAAAAATAGATTAAATCCAGCCTCtatgtgtgttcagtgtatttttcatgggtgttgtgtgtattagAAATGAGTGCATTCCTCTGCTCTATGTTTGCAGTATACCCTGCTGATCCTGACTATTATGGGCGGCCAGCCGTGCAGGAGTTCCCTCAGTTTGACATTGTTGAGAGCACTTACCCAACCATGTCATCCGGAGACTCCCGGCGGAACTCTCGCTTTGGGGGCTTCCCATTCCCACTGGAACGCGGTGACCGTCGTGCGCCATTGCCACCCTGCTACAGCAGCCAGAACCTGGACGACTTCCTGGGGCCGGATGGTCTGCCCCTGCCCAGCTCGCAGTGCCCCAACGAGTACACAGCCATCAGCTACTACCCGACGAAGCACACACGCAGCATGGATAACGTGTCAACGGGCTACAAGCGCTTGAGTGTACGCCTGAGTGTGGCTCAGCCATCGTACGCGGACTGTggctcctccacccacacagcacCGCCGTCCAATCGTGCCTCCCGCAGCTGCGTCGACTCCGACCTGGTGGAGAGTGACTATGGCAGCTGCGAGGAGGTCATGTTCTAGTCCATCACTGCATGACATGCTGGCAACCAGCTCTAAGCACTGCACCTTCCATCAGGACTGACATTTAGCTGGAGAAGATGGATTTTAGTTCAAAGGCAGAGGGAAAAGCTATTGGAGAATTAGAATCCCATAGCCTGAACAGTGTTACTCTTCATTTCCAAGAAGATGCCTGACTCAAATTTGACCACTGTCCCTTGCATTGAAAAATTGATGAGGAAGTGTACTAAATAATGTTCTTATACACATAAATTGAGAAGATGCCAGCTGGGCAGAGTGGTAGAATGTCCATTCCTCTCTGAGCATTTGTGAGCATCTCTTTTTGATTGCTGTTTACAATTTGTATTCATGTACTGAGTGCTGTAGTGTTTGTTGCATGAATTTATCACAAAGTCCAAAATGTAGTTATCAGTGACATTTTGAGGTCTTGAGCTACAAGCTGTGCCCCGTGTTGTAATTTTAGCCACCCTacacacctgcagagagagagagagagagagagagagagagagagagacagagatagatagatagatagatagatagatagatagatagatagatagatagatagatagatagatagatagatagatagatagatagatagatagatagatagatagatagatagatagatagatagatagatgtacattaaatattaaacaaaaatatacctAGACGACAGCAGTTCCACATTGAATTTTAAAGTTGAAAGCTTTTTGGTGAGACAACGTTTTGGTGATACAAACAATGCTAAAATCATGTTTAATGTATGACCCTAGTGGACAAGAGActttaaataaagacaaaaaagtgaCAATCTCAAACACTTTGACCAGAAAACGAATTCTGAAGTGAAAAGTAGTATGAATATTAGATTACTTGTGTCCTCTTAGTGCTCAGTCCTTGGGGTCCAAAGAATGCCACCAAGAGCGCAGCACTGATTTGTTATTGAGAGTTCTCCCTGTAACTAAAGCAATATGCCTGTCAGTCAGATGTCTGCTTGGTCAGGCCATTAATGTTCTCCTCTGAGTATTTTGAAACACCAGACTGCACTTTGCGGCTAGTAGATCACAACAATGTGGTGTTGGGATTTATGGACCTCATAGGATGTGTGCGCTTGCCTGCCTCACTGGAGGCACAGCTGTGAAAGAGAAGACACCTTCTACACTGGGAACTGGCCAAACTACTAAATTGTGAGGTGAATCAAAATTTGAGGACTGAAGCTGAGGCTGGTCCTTTGCTGCTTACTTACAAAATATTGatagtaaaaatatattatatatcaaGAATAGATTCCAAACAGTGAGTCTTTAGGtaacatatacattataaaacaaatatattttcacaAGCATGTAAGTAATATGCAATGCAGCGCTTTGTGAATAGCAAATGTTTAGATGCAGTATTTTTTGAATGTGAACTCATGCACTGTTTTTTCCTATTATTGCAAGTGTGTTTGAAGAATTTAATGATCAAAGGCCATCAAATTACAATAAAGCAATGCAAAATTATATGCAGACCATAATGGTTACATTGTGTCTCCTGTCTAGCACATATGATGCATTTCTGTCAAATGAACTCTACAAAGTAATTGTTAAAATGTAGAAGTTTAGCATTGACCATGTAATGGTTTGTACTATAATCCTATAAAAATGTGGTATGTTCACAGTTCTGCCAATTGCTATTACTTCATCCCTGTTACTTTTGTGGTATGTTGTTAATGGACATGTCCCTATTGGCTTGTTTACACTTGAAATGCCATCAGTAGGGATTcgcaacacagcacagctatTAAACAGCAGGATGGCTAGTTTTAGGCTTTTGCAGTGAGGATGTATGGGTTTTGTATTAAATCCGTGCACATACGGGTAGATGCTCAGGGCTGAGCCATTGAGACAGTTGCATGTGCTGCCCCTTTCTGTTACCAACCGCTGAATCATTGTGGTGGCTATTGCATAGTGTTTGACGCTAAATTAAATGTTCTATTCTTCTTGTGTATGGCAGCTGTTTGAAGTATTTCTGGGGACTGCTGATGCTCACAGCTTCTCTTTTCACTGTCGCTTAGTTTGGCCACATGACTGTTGTTGTGTGCACAGTGAATGCAGTGGTCCAGTGGGTTCAAGAAAGAATgtatcatttttgttattttcaaaaTTCAATATGGGACAAATcccatgtttgttttaaatctgTTCCTCTGTGAGAGAATCGTTTTCATTTTAGTCTTCATCATTATTGTTGGAAACATGAAAAAGTACTctataaataaaagtacatggtaataaatgtttcactgagTTACATTATAATTGACTGATAATTGTTCTAATTGATATTGATTGCATTTGGATTGCAGTTGTAACTGTGTGGAGTTTGCCTGTTCTCCCTGTGCCTGCAGGGGTTTCTTCCAGTTCCTATGGGTCCCTGTCACACTCCATGCATACGTTAGGTTGATACAAATTTCCctgattgagtgagtgagtgagtgagagagagagagagagtgtgtgtgtgtgcgtgtgtgcgtgtgtgtgtgtgtgtgtgtgtgtgtgtgtgtgtgtgtgtgtgtgtgtgtgtgtgtgtttgtgccctgTGATGGATTGGTGGCCTGTCTGGGGTTGGTTCCTGCCTAGCTCTCTGTGCAGGAGGGCTCCCCTAATATGTGTTTTGCCATAGTTGCTAATTTAAGCATAAAATGTACAATCTGTGGTGCTAGTTCATGGTTAATTTAGGCCCAGATTAAACTATATACCATGTAAAATTAATTCCAATGTCATTCAAAGCCTAACTGAGCATTACATTTCAGATAGATATTTTAGCCAAAATCATTTATAATAAAAGTATGACAACTTAGAGAAATATCTTACTTCATTAAATTTCTTTAATTCTATACTATGCCAATAGTACACTCATGGTCAGTGTGATGAGAGTAATAGCTCAGTAACTAGACACAGTGATCCATAGCATGGCCTGTTACAGAGACATGCCTGACAGCAAGATCATATGCAGCATTAAAGGACAACCCCTCCTACTGCACGCTGAACTCTCGGCCACCTGATCTATAGCTCAAAGCTTCAGAAACTTTGCTAGTGAGTTCCCTTTAATTTCTAGCATTCAGGGTACAATGTCAAAACAGAACTACATATCTGTGAGCAAACTAAAATCAGaatttctctctatctgtctctctcttttccataGCTGGACACGTGGCAAGTCAAGACAACTATGCATTCATCCATACTCTGTGCTCTCACACATGTCTGGCTAATAATGTGACCATGAGTCCAGATGCAGTGCAGCACAAGCTTGTGTACACCATTTGTAATGGTTTGTAATGACACATCAACaacagaaagttttttttttcctttgaaatgGTGAttctaattataaaataaaatggaaagaCAATGACAATTCATGCATCATGATTtttactaacactactacactgtgttcatttgtttggtcCAGGACTACAAGTATAGATTACTACCATCCCAGCATGACTACATAGCAAACTCATCCAACTTAGAGTGTCGTCTTTGACCTGCCAGTGGATCACTAAATCCGCACTGGCAGAAAGCAGCTGGTGAGGCTGGGAAAGTTTACCTCAAGAACTCAGACCATCAGAGAGGGTGTCCCACAGGGTTCTATACTCTCCCTACTGTGCTTCTTACTGTACCTCTCAGTCAATATCCTGAAACCACAGTTATCGGTCTCATATGTGATGGTGATGAATCTGCATATAGACAGGTAGTTGACCAGATTGTCCTCTGGAGCATCTATAATAACCTAAAGCTGAACACAGTGGAGATGACTCTGGACTTCAGGAGAAATCCTCCAACCCTGCCAGCACTCACCATCCTTGACAGCTCTGTGTCGGCAATGGAGTCCTTCAAGTTTCTGGGTACTACAATCACCATAGACCTGAAGTAGGACAGCAATCATcaagagagcccagcagagGATGTATTTCATGTGTCAGCTGAGGAAGTTCAACATGTCCCAGGAGCTGATAGTCCAGTTCTACACAGCCATCACTGAatcacagaaactgtgatcagaAGATCCATTACAATGTTTGAATCTCAGACGCTGCAAGCTCATACTAAATCAATGCAAGACTCACTACTTGTCAGTGTCATGCATGGCTGTGGCATGTACAATTGTCCCAAGGATTAGAAGATGAAGTGATGATGGTGGAGGCAACCAATGCCCCTTTAAGAAATGTTTCTTCCGGAGACGGACACAGCAAGAGTCTGTCTTTTCCGTGGAAGGTCACTTTACTGTCGAGTGTGCTGATCACTGCTATTGTGGTAGAGGTACTGGGCAAACTGTTGGTCATTGCATCAGtcatcaaaaacagaaaactctggaaagcagaattttttttaaccttttgaTATTTGTTGCTTTTAaagttttgtgtttatgttgtccTTAATCTGTAGTgctattgtttaaaaaatctcCATGCCCTTGTATGTGATCAGGCAATCTGCACTGTGCCTTGATTATGTCACCTTCTGGTCACATTACAGATCTGATCTAGTGAATTACACATAGTTTGACCTTTCCTACAGAGATTAATGCTCAAAAAGTTTCAGGTCTTGTTGTTGGTTATGATCAGTTATGACATTTGATAAATACAGCTAGAGCAAACAAGAGAGCAGACATAAAGAGATGATGGTTTGCACTTGAATGTTGGATCATTCTTTTTTTGCAACAGTTGGATTAAAAATATTCCAGATGCTTGTAGAATGTACTTTGGGCACAGGTAAAACTTGAAGATTACTCTGGAGATTGTACTTTAAACACATATTCTCTTAAATAGAATGTTCTCTAAAATAACTAGGTTTCTATAGTCATGCATGTAGCTCATACAGAAAGTACTGCAGTTGCTTGTTCTTTACCACAATAAAGTTCACTCCCACAATCAATGCAAATTCCCAGTTGTGTTTCTAGTCTATCTTGACCTTCAAAGCTTTGTGCAGCTGGAGTAAAATGTTGTAAATTAGGGAGCACACTTCATCTAATGTATAATGAGGAAGTTGTTTGCATTCATACATTTTCCTGACCCACTCAGGTTAGTGAAAAAAGTAGACAAGCAGGGTCATTATGtggcaaataaaaatatcacaatatataTTAAGTTCAACAATTCTACAGCATAACcatcacaaacaacaacaactacacaacaacaacaacaacaacaacaaaacaacaacaataataataagtcatATAATTTAGAGTTTAGTTATAGTCATAGCAGTTGGTGATGGCAACTAATATCAAGATACCTCACATTGACCCAGTTGGTAAAAGCACCTGTTGACTTATGCCTATGTCATGGCTGTGTTTTCACTGGAAAAGCACAGCAGTCAATTGCAATAGTcaattatatttatatctaaTGATCCATCACAgtgaaaagcattttaatttttttgtcattaaaacATCACTTCACATGTGACTGAATTAGTGTATCCTGAGCTCATGAGAATTGTTTAATGTGCCATTTCATTTAATGTGCATTATGGTCACAAATAAATGTCCAGCAGTGGCACATGCAGTCTAAGCCTTTGCAGAGAATGACCAAAATTGCCAGCATCAATTTCAGTGGATGTGGTGCTTCTGAATTCAGTTGTTGGCCGAAAGTAAGACAATCTGCTTAATGTGAGACAATGTAACCTATTCAGTGAGTTCCACTGAATTGaaagaaacatatttatcaataaGCTTGCTGCTTTCTAGGTACATTGAGCGTACACTAGAAATCAACATGACTGGCCATTCTCATTCAAACCTACAAGTTTTTTGACAGTCCTTCAAATAAGACAACAACTACAATTATTAGTATAATTATTAATACTATTAATGTTACATTCTTAATCatttgtaataatattaataattataaaaaagtaacaataataatataaatattaatagtaatattacGAAACACTTAATATTAAgcttattaataatattaatgttattaatactTTTATTAATCTCTTTCTTAATATGGCATATAACCTCTTCAGGAGCAGATACCCCAAAAAGCTTTGGAAAAAGCTTTTATTCTTCAAAACGTATGAGAGAGTGAATGTTTAAGACCAAAACATGGGCAAAAATGCATTGATCATCATTCAAAAGCAAATATCATTATTTATCAGTCATATACAAACTAGCTGATAAAAGAAGCATATACAGAGCTTAGCAATCAGCAGCAGTGAATATTGGTATATGTATAATACCAGAACTTCATTATACCTTCATTATGCTAAGAGTTGATTACCCACAGAGAGAATTTACAAAATTTGCAAGAGAGGTTTGTATCTCTGGTTCTTTGAAGATAAGTGCAGCCTTGCACATACTTTTGCTGTTGTGAATGAATATGGTGAGTCCATTCTCACTCAGACCCTCTCCACTTCAACTATAAACCTGCCTGATTGGTGTTGTCCTCAGGCAGTGCATCAATTCTTTGAAACTTTCAATCTGTGACTCATTGGCTTTGCCTGAGAAGGTTTTTGCCACATTCTGCTTGAAAACTATAATACTCATTCCTGTCTTTTCACACTGAGCACAGCAATTACAAGTTAAATCCTGTTATTAGCTTTGCGAGCCCGTAAAATTGTTGATACAGTGTTATAGCCGATCTAAGATACCCACAGGGCATCAAGCTACTTAAACAATATCATGAGGCAAAAGGTTTTTGTGAAATACCAAATTGATTGGGAAAGCTTACAGCATTTCACATGAGAGCACTGTCAGTGTCAATTTGTATTAACACAAATGAGCAACTACTGGAAGGTCAATGTCTCTGGTACATCTGTGTGTAGAAATTCCCCTTGAGAATAAGGTGCCTATCATGTTAGCAATGGTCCCCATGTAAACATCTGACAGGTTCTGACGGGTGTGAAATGTGTAATCAATAACTCTAGAAATTCAAAACATTGTCTCTAGTCACACAACTTTATACCTGTGTCACCTTGAAACTCTGTGGGAGTGGCAAGAGCAATTTGTGATGGGGAAGAGTGATGTGGAAAAATTAACTTGAAATTTAATCCTAACAGAAACACTTATAACATAGAGATTTTGTTCAATTTAGATAAGTGGGCTCAGCAAGGGTAAAGATTTCTAAGTCCTGAATTTTCAAGTGTCTAATTCAGCAAAGAAAAGAGTTCCATAAGTTTCAGATATCTGACAGCCTATTTTGTTTAGATTTCTTGGCTATTTTTATACtgcataattaaaaatgttgccTGTAGTACAAACTTTCAAAGGCTGAATGTTGCATTTCCAGTGACATccaatttcctttttttctttaataggaAATGCCTTTGTGGTGAGTTTGGCTGTGGCAGATCTAGTAGTGGCCATCTACCCTTACCCTCTGCTCTTGACAGCCATTTTCCACAACGACTGGATTGCTGGCACCTTCCACTGCCAAATCAGCCGCTTCCTAATGGGGCTCAGTGTCATCAGCTCCATCTTCAACATCACAGGCATCACCATCAACCGCTACTGCTACATCTGCCACAGCCTGAAGTATGACAGGCTCTTCTCCAGCAAGAACACCGTGTGCTACATGACCCTAGGGTGGTCCCTCACCATCCTGGCCATCGTGCCCAACTGGTTTGTGGAGTCGCTGAAGTATGACCCATTCGTCTACTCATGCACATTTGCCCAATCTGTGAGCTCCCTCTACACCGTCGCTGTGGTGGTGGTGCATTTCATCCTGCTCATTGGCATCGTCACCTACTGTTACCTTCGCATCTGGGTGCTCGTCATTCACGTTCTGCATTGCATCAAGCCAGAAGGCCAGTCCAAGATCAAGCCACACGATGTGCGCAACCTTCTCACCATCTTTGTGGTGCTCATGCTGTTTGCCATGTGCTTGGCACCACTGAACTTCATTGGCCTAAACGTGGCTGTGCGCCCTGCCCTGGGTCAAGCTATCCCAGAGTGGAATATCACAGCCAACTACTTCATGGCTTATTTCAACAGCTGCCTCAATGCTGTCATCTATGGTGCCCTCAACCACAATTTTCGGAAGGAGTACAAAAGGATTGTATTCACTCTATTCAAGTTCCAttgctgaatgtttttttaaagcactatGACTTATCGACAAACAAAGAGAATGCTGTTCAAACAGATAGGGACTTACTAAACAAAGAGTAATGGTGCAACTATTGACACCAGTCTTTGTGCTGGGTCTGCCCATGTCAAAGGACCCACACTAttgattgctttgtttttgtcattgttgttgttgttgttgttgttgttgttgttaaattgACATGGAGACAGATAGAACTGTTTTTGACCGAGTTGTTTGAACATGCCTACTGGATTGATATTGTATGATTCCAATGCCCTTATTACCCTATGTTAAGAGAACCTTCAAGTTGTCCAATAGAAGATGCTGGTGTCTCTGAACAAAACAGAAGAAGGACCTTCTAGCGGCTATTTCTCATTCTGTGATATTTAATACCATCCAGGTGTCATAAGTCAATAGACTGGTATCTCACCAGTAGAGTCAGGGTAAGATACAGAGGCAGTTTTCCTGAACTGAGAGTggttcaaaaataaattattgatcCACAGGCTCCCAAAACTGCAAAGAACATacatataataaattatttgttcAGATTTAAAGAGGATAAATCAAATCAGTCAGAAGGGCTTTGTTCGGATCGTCTTTATTATCATTTTGACTCGAAAAATGTATCAATTTCACAAGCATGtctttaatttatatatagGCCAATACCTAAATATACACTGTAATATTATAAGGGCCCGATTGCCCCTGGGCAAGGAGCAGAACGTATAGGCTCCCTCgatggagacagacatttattaatatatggaaaagacaacggcactcacacatatcacataaacggtgaacatgaatacaaatACGACCAGCATGAAAAAAGGCAATGTGAACAATGACTGACACCGATTCACAccccaacaggggtttaaatacagacataacGAGACTTAtttaggtgcaggtgtgtgctaaacttgggcgtggttacaaacgagacagTGAATTTCCACTGCTCGCGACAGAGCCGTACCACTTGACCAGTGGAAAGGGGCGTGTTCCGTGACAAATATAAGGAACACTAATCATATGTCAGCATGTTTTTCACTTTGCATTACTAAGCACTTGAAAATATTTactataatttaattaaaataatcagaATGGATATAATGCATTGACTTTAAGAACATATTTTATTGAATGGACATTTCGAAATACTTTAATACCTCAATTTGATAGATGACTCTATGCTTTCTTGATAAAGtctttcaaataaacataaaaacaatcaTTGTCCACAAAAGAATCCTTCAAACTAGAATCcttcaaacatttacatttttggcatttagcagaaatGCTTACCCAGAGTGACCTACAAAAGTGCCTTATCAATTACTCACAGAATGCATCCCAACCAGTACAGtattagagttcaagataccattgaactagaatactgttgaaatacatgTATCAAAAAATACATGTATCAAAAACAGTGCAAAAAATGCTTATGCAAAACAAGTGCAAAACAGGTataagctctatatcagacaaaTAATATCAAACTACATGTGAATTTCAGTTACCCAACAGGTGCAATGTCAATAGTCATTCTAAATCttccacaaatagataagtcttcagtctgcgtttgaaaactgcaagggactcagacagacagtggaactttgttccaccatctgggagccagggcagagaatagtcttgatgcttgtcttccataagACTTGAAGCAGtgtgtttcaagccaagccataatCATGGCATGGATCAGGCTTTTACCAGATTTCCACAAAACATAAAGTAATGAAATATGCTAGCAAAAATTATCTACATAGGGAAATAGATAatctaatacaaatatttagtttAAAGGCATAAGAaatcttaaattattttgtatatccTCGTGTGCATAAAAGAAGGGTTTGTGCATGTCtggaagaatgagagagagagagagagagagagagagagagagagagaaagaaagggagggttgagagagagcagggggtggaggaagagagatgcatGTAGTTATAAGAAATTATAAAGCACCATTTCAGATTGCACATTTCAGTCTGCACCTGAAGTTAGAACTTGAGTGTTATGCCCAAGTAAAATTTGTTCTTATGAAGTCTTAATAAAGATCGATCACTCTGTACTGCCTGGAGTGTTATAACAATATACAAATAACTCAGAAGTTTGAAAAGATTACAGTGTTGTACTCATAGCAGTGAAAGTAATGAAGACTTAGTTTCAATGTTTTAACAGAATCTTCAGCTTATAAATATTGTTCAAATATCTGatgtgacattttcttttttttttttttgattaacAGTTATCACCTGATCTATGTTGTCACAGTTATTTTGGTAAAACTAATTCTAGTATCCACCTTCCGGACCTCCTTCTGTTCTGACAGAAAGTATTGCAGAAAACAAATTGACTGGGCAGTTTGCACATTACTGCCCTGGACACCTTTATTCTTTCACAACATGATTTCGGTTTCATGGAAAAACAAGTCTCTGACATGGAACTTTTCAGGTCAGAGCAGAATAGTTCAGGTGGCAAATGTATGCCTCAGAAAATATAAGTCCCAAAGGTAGATGGACAGTGCTAATGACTCTACATACAGCAGATGAATTTTGGTCATGtttgaaggaagaaaaagaatgCAGTGATGGAGCTTGGGATTCAGTAGCTGCTGTTTACTTGGGACAAACAGGAGAGCAGATGAGGTATTATATGTGGAAGATATGTGgaatatgttttgtttggtcAAGCCCAAGGAAGTGAGCTGTTCAAAGAACTGTTAGATATATTATGAGCTAAATTTTAGAAATGGATGGTCTGTGTCCCTAGTGGAAAAGGTTAGTTGGGAAGGGCATCTATTAACTCTAAAATGAGACAAACTTTCACTGGGTGAGAGGATTTCACAAGTGCTAACATGGGTTGTTCAAAGCAAAATCAGATCATTGTGATGACACTTGACATTCCCATAggattgtctgtgtttttagcCCATCAAAACAGATCATCAGCCTTTCTTTATGTACCTCGTACTGTTACTCACTGCATTAGGCCTGTAAGGGTACTATTTAAGATTTTAGTCTGGAATCTTACCAGTACATAATACAAAGAGAACATTAGTAGTATATTCTACACTAGAATATACTAAAATTTGATTTTTCAGGTCTGCCTTCATTATACTGTTCACGTTTTAGGCAAGCTACTCATTTAATTATCCAGAAAACAAGCATATGAGGTTGAGGGATaacaaaataaaggaaacaaTTAGACGTGCTAGAACTGTTTTCCGTAGTAATGCCAGCCAGACACCTTGCAAGAAGTGAGTGGAGCATAGgtgcaaaatacataatctAACTTTTCACAGGCTATCAGTCACTTTGTCTTggatgaaaaattattttgatatttttctaTGCTTACATATTTTCATATGGATTATGTTCCAGTCTACATCTGGTGCAACaatggtattattattttggGTAAAGATATGAGCAAGGGAAATATGAATGACCATAGTGTTGAGCTAAGTACTGCACAATGCCTGCAGAGACACTGAAAACAGCTTGCTAACAATGTTTGCAGGCCATCATTGACCACTACTTGCAGAAacaacatgctttaaaaaaaaaaaggttaaaaatgaGGATTCCCTGTGACACCTTCCATGATCTCACGACCAGAGTAGGTTTTATTTCACTTTGCTTTCCCACAGAACACTGAGAGAGCAAGGCCAATGGGAGGTAACAGCATGTGTTGGGAGGTGACACAGTACAAACAATTGTGGCTTTAAATGTCTTGTTTAGACATACAGAATCAAACATACAATCAATGATAATACACTGTTTACATGGTGAAATGTAAGAGagaaaaattacaaatacaaatttttaTAGTGCTTCTATTTGCAGTGTGCAAATATGCTTTATATTAAAACCCCAACTAAAC
It encodes the following:
- the mtnr1al gene encoding melatonin receptor type 1A-like, whose translation is MMVEATNAPLRNVSSGDGHSKSLSFPWKVTLLSSVLITAIVVEVLGKLLVIASVIKNRKLWKAGNAFVVSLAVADLVVAIYPYPLLLTAIFHNDWIAGTFHCQISRFLMGLSVISSIFNITGITINRYCYICHSLKYDRLFSSKNTVCYMTLGWSLTILAIVPNWFVESLKYDPFVYSCTFAQSVSSLYTVAVVVVHFILLIGIVTYCYLRIWVLVIHVLHCIKPEGQSKIKPHDVRNLLTIFVVLMLFAMCLAPLNFIGLNVAVRPALGQAIPEWNITANYFMAYFNSCLNAVIYGALNHNFRKEYKRIVFTLFKFHC